A stretch of Synechococcus sp. MIT S9220 DNA encodes these proteins:
- a CDS encoding Gfo/Idh/MocA family protein: MAPSPISQRPIGVAIAGLGFGESVHLPALQNVPELEPVALWHRRQDRLDEACSNSGLKGYHCWDSLLEDSRVDAVIIATPPAPRFDLAMRALKAGKHLLLEKPVALNAQDVADLQREAIGRGLSVAVDFEYRAVPLFQQAARLLEQGAVGTPWLVKLDWLMSSRANPQRAWNWYSQANQGGGVIGALGTHAFDTLAWLIGSVGEPQAMTRTSIAQRPDCEGNMRPVDADDIALINVDLATHQGGTVAAQLALSSVARNGRGCWIEIYGSEGSLVLGSENQKDYVHGFSLTLQQGGDAPRNVQPDEDLRFATTWSDGRVAPVARLQSWWAQSIQKGHPMVPGLAEGLASQQACDRTLTSR, encoded by the coding sequence ATGGCTCCCAGTCCGATCTCTCAACGCCCGATTGGTGTTGCCATCGCCGGCCTCGGCTTCGGCGAATCGGTTCATCTGCCCGCTCTGCAGAACGTTCCCGAGCTGGAACCTGTCGCTCTCTGGCACCGAAGGCAGGATCGACTGGATGAGGCCTGCAGCAACTCCGGCCTGAAGGGTTACCACTGCTGGGACTCACTCCTTGAGGATTCCCGTGTCGATGCAGTGATCATTGCCACACCCCCGGCACCTCGTTTTGATCTGGCGATGCGAGCGCTGAAGGCGGGGAAACATCTGCTGCTTGAGAAGCCCGTCGCCCTGAATGCGCAGGACGTGGCGGATCTGCAGCGCGAAGCCATCGGCAGAGGTCTCAGCGTTGCTGTGGATTTCGAATACAGGGCAGTTCCCCTGTTTCAACAGGCAGCACGCCTTCTCGAGCAGGGAGCTGTGGGGACCCCCTGGCTGGTGAAACTGGATTGGTTGATGAGCAGCAGAGCCAACCCGCAACGAGCCTGGAACTGGTACTCACAGGCCAATCAAGGTGGAGGCGTCATCGGAGCGCTTGGCACCCATGCTTTTGACACCTTGGCGTGGTTGATCGGCTCTGTTGGAGAACCACAGGCCATGACACGCACCTCCATTGCACAGCGACCCGATTGCGAAGGCAACATGCGGCCGGTTGATGCTGACGACATCGCCCTGATCAATGTGGACTTAGCGACCCATCAAGGTGGGACCGTCGCCGCACAACTCGCCCTGTCCTCGGTTGCCCGCAATGGTCGTGGTTGCTGGATTGAGATCTACGGATCCGAGGGCAGTCTGGTTCTGGGGAGTGAGAACCAGAAGGATTATGTGCATGGCTTTTCGCTCACCTTGCAACAAGGCGGAGATGCGCCTCGCAACGTCCAACCGGATGAGGATCTGCGCTTCGCGACGACGTGGAGTGATGGACGCGTCGCACCGGTCGCGCGTCTTCAGAGCTGGTGGGCGCAGAGCATTCAAAAGGGCCATCCGATGGTGCCTGGCCTTGCTGAAGGTCTCGCGAGCCAGCAGGCCTGTGACAGGACGTTGACATCACGTTGA
- the accD gene encoding acetyl-CoA carboxylase, carboxyltransferase subunit beta, translating to MSLFDWFADRRKGQSVVKVAQEPEEGDGLWSKCPECSQVVYRKDLLANASVCGNCSYHHRIFSAERIAIIADEGSFEPLDEDLTPTDPLGFKDRRAYADRLRETQASTGLRDGVITGLCRVDEIPMALAVMDFRFMGGSMGSVVGEKITRLIEVATAKQLPLLIVCASGGARMQEGMLSLMQMAKISGALERHREAGVLYMPLLTHPTTGGVTASFAMLGDLILAEPKALIGFAGRRVIEQTLREKLPDNFQTAEYLQEHGFVDTIVPRTQLKNTLATLLSLHGCRPEIAVEA from the coding sequence GTGTCTCTTTTCGACTGGTTCGCTGATCGCCGCAAGGGTCAGTCCGTGGTCAAGGTCGCGCAAGAACCCGAGGAGGGGGATGGTCTCTGGAGCAAATGTCCTGAGTGCTCCCAGGTGGTCTATCGCAAAGACCTTCTGGCCAACGCAAGTGTTTGCGGCAACTGCAGTTATCACCACCGCATCTTCAGTGCTGAGCGAATCGCGATCATTGCCGACGAAGGAAGCTTTGAACCGCTTGACGAAGACCTGACTCCTACTGACCCGCTTGGGTTCAAGGATCGACGGGCCTATGCCGATCGTCTGCGGGAAACCCAAGCCAGCACAGGGCTTCGCGATGGGGTGATTACGGGATTGTGCCGAGTGGACGAGATCCCCATGGCCCTTGCGGTGATGGATTTCCGTTTCATGGGCGGATCCATGGGCTCGGTGGTGGGAGAAAAAATCACCCGGCTAATCGAGGTGGCCACAGCCAAACAGCTTCCCTTACTCATCGTCTGTGCCTCCGGAGGCGCACGCATGCAGGAAGGCATGCTGAGCCTCATGCAGATGGCCAAGATTTCCGGAGCGCTGGAACGCCATCGCGAAGCGGGTGTGCTTTACATGCCGCTGCTGACGCACCCCACCACAGGAGGCGTCACGGCGAGCTTCGCCATGCTCGGCGATTTAATCCTCGCCGAGCCCAAGGCTCTGATCGGTTTTGCCGGCCGGAGAGTGATTGAACAAACCCTGCGGGAGAAGCTTCCCGATAACTTCCAGACGGCCGAATACCTCCAAGAGCATGGGTTCGTTGACACAATCGTGCCGAGAACACAGCTGAAGAACACCTTGGCAACTCTTTTAAGCCTGCATGGCTGTCGACCCGAGATCGCCGTCGAGGCATGA
- a CDS encoding ferritin, whose protein sequence is MASHTSAINEHLALEFQASHTYLAMSIWLRERDLIGFSSYMLNKSTEERGHASKFIAYLVDSECNVQLPTIESPEREWQSVKTLFDKVYEMEKTVTKSINNIYTLSENEGDRTATAMLDWFVGEQLQEESEARFVLKRLRLADSSPAALILLDQQFLDGTLLANVKAGGAFDIAGAGGGAAV, encoded by the coding sequence ATGGCATCGCATACTTCGGCAATCAATGAACATCTTGCGCTTGAGTTTCAGGCTAGTCATACCTACCTGGCGATGTCGATTTGGTTGCGTGAGAGAGATTTAATTGGTTTCTCTAGCTACATGCTCAACAAAAGCACTGAGGAACGAGGCCATGCCTCTAAATTCATTGCCTATCTAGTTGATAGCGAATGTAATGTTCAGCTGCCTACGATTGAGTCGCCTGAGAGGGAGTGGCAGTCTGTTAAAACGCTTTTTGACAAGGTGTATGAGATGGAAAAAACTGTCACCAAGTCGATCAATAATATCTATACGCTTTCGGAAAATGAAGGGGATAGGACTGCCACAGCCATGCTCGATTGGTTTGTGGGTGAGCAGCTGCAGGAAGAATCCGAAGCTCGATTTGTTCTGAAACGACTGCGCTTGGCCGATTCCAGTCCAGCGGCATTGATCTTGCTTGATCAGCAATTTCTCGATGGAACTTTGCTGGCCAACGTCAAAGCAGGAGGAGCTTTTGATATTGCAGGCGCTGGTGGTGGTGCGGCTGTCTGA